One Planctomycetota bacterium DNA segment encodes these proteins:
- a CDS encoding SPFH domain-containing protein, producing MVEQTERQLPLRRAETAALVTVVVHAAAGALALALGRLSGSFAAEVEGWHLLVGVLVWLGVFTHQRLRRGAAEEALAAASMAKGRPGEAGPSLFEAEGADLLTARNRLAQFEKYFLPIFSLIVILVLGAVSYGALRHLAAAEGAAAPTEPLRNFWAFAGIAFITFLLARYAAGLATQVPWRPLRAGANFTMSSALGSFLVAVAFVFCFFELPVVERGVAWAIPIALAVLAFEMLILLVMGLYRPREAREDVRPAHDSRLLGMLTTSRGIFRTTAETLDYQFGFKVSETWFYRFMEGAIGPLILFQAVTLELLTCFVIVDTGEQAIVERFGVPRADRVALGPGLHVKWPWPIEIAYRYPTARVETLTIGEQLQEDVPGFEWTKTHAKQPFNLLVATHPETALKGGPTAPAPAPAAPPRPAEPRARGARPVPAVNLITGTVYVFYYVDDYYDFLYNHDQPKRTLEALCYRELAAYSASADFLDFLGYKRGEAVRHLKAAIQAAAAERKLGVKIVDVALQGLHPPIEVAGAFEEVVGALEEREAKIWNARGHANSVVPRAARDAARLLADARIYAADRQYVAPAAEKEFLMQLEASRVAPSVFRHRKLLSALEATLVEARKIVKPAWVSVKEVINLNLEEKTVPGAGMSLDVGATEGARP from the coding sequence ATGGTTGAGCAGACCGAGAGACAACTGCCCTTGCGGCGAGCCGAGACGGCGGCACTCGTGACCGTGGTCGTGCACGCCGCGGCCGGCGCTCTCGCGCTGGCGCTGGGCCGCCTGAGCGGGTCGTTTGCGGCCGAGGTCGAGGGCTGGCACCTGCTGGTCGGCGTGCTGGTGTGGCTGGGCGTGTTCACCCACCAGCGCCTGCGGCGCGGCGCCGCCGAGGAGGCCCTGGCCGCCGCCTCGATGGCCAAGGGCCGCCCGGGCGAGGCGGGCCCCTCGCTCTTCGAGGCCGAGGGGGCCGACCTCCTCACCGCACGGAACCGCCTGGCGCAGTTCGAGAAGTACTTCCTCCCGATCTTCTCGCTCATCGTGATCCTGGTGCTCGGAGCGGTGTCGTACGGCGCGCTCCGCCACCTCGCCGCCGCCGAGGGCGCCGCTGCGCCCACCGAGCCCCTGCGCAACTTCTGGGCGTTCGCCGGCATCGCCTTCATCACCTTCCTGCTCGCGCGCTATGCGGCGGGCCTCGCTACCCAGGTGCCTTGGCGGCCCCTGCGCGCCGGGGCCAACTTCACCATGTCGTCGGCCCTGGGCAGCTTCCTGGTGGCCGTGGCCTTCGTGTTCTGCTTCTTCGAGCTGCCGGTCGTCGAGCGCGGCGTGGCCTGGGCCATCCCGATCGCCCTGGCCGTGCTCGCCTTCGAGATGCTGATCCTTCTCGTCATGGGCTTGTACCGCCCCCGCGAGGCCCGCGAGGATGTGCGGCCCGCCCACGACAGCCGGCTCCTGGGCATGCTCACCACCTCCAGGGGCATCTTCCGCACCACCGCCGAGACGCTCGACTACCAGTTCGGCTTCAAGGTCTCGGAGACCTGGTTCTACCGGTTCATGGAGGGCGCGATCGGCCCGCTCATCCTGTTCCAGGCGGTCACGCTCGAGCTCCTGACCTGCTTCGTCATCGTGGACACGGGCGAGCAGGCGATTGTCGAGCGCTTCGGGGTCCCGCGCGCCGACCGGGTGGCCCTGGGTCCCGGCCTCCACGTCAAGTGGCCGTGGCCCATCGAGATCGCCTATCGCTACCCGACGGCCCGCGTCGAGACCCTGACCATCGGCGAGCAACTCCAGGAGGACGTGCCGGGCTTCGAGTGGACGAAGACGCACGCGAAGCAGCCGTTCAACCTGCTGGTAGCCACGCACCCCGAGACCGCCCTCAAGGGCGGGCCGACGGCCCCCGCCCCCGCGCCCGCGGCTCCGCCGAGGCCGGCCGAGCCGCGCGCCCGCGGCGCTCGCCCTGTGCCCGCCGTCAACCTGATCACGGGCACCGTCTACGTCTTCTACTATGTGGATGACTACTACGACTTCCTGTACAACCACGACCAACCCAAACGTACGCTGGAGGCCCTCTGCTATCGCGAGCTGGCCGCCTACTCGGCTAGCGCCGATTTCCTGGACTTCCTGGGCTACAAGCGCGGCGAGGCGGTGCGCCACCTCAAGGCCGCCATCCAGGCCGCGGCGGCCGAACGCAAGCTCGGAGTGAAGATCGTGGACGTGGCGCTCCAGGGCCTTCACCCCCCCATCGAGGTCGCAGGCGCCTTCGAGGAGGTCGTGGGCGCGCTCGAGGAGCGCGAGGCCAAGATCTGGAACGCCCGGGGCCATGCAAACAGCGTGGTGCCGCGCGCGGCTCGCGATGCCGCACGGCTGCTGGCCGACGCGCGCATCTACGCGGCAGACCGCCAGTACGTGGCACCCGCCGCCGAGAAGGAGTTCCTGATGCAACTCGAGGCCTCCCGGGTGGCGCCCAGCGTGTTCCGCCACAGGAAGCTGCTCAGCGCCCTCGAGGCCACGCTCGTCGAGGCCCGCAAGATCGTCAAGCCCGCATGGGTCAGCGTCAAAGAGGTCATCAACCTGAACCTCGAAGAGAAGACCGTGCCCGGAGCCGGCATGTCGCTGGACGTGGGCGCAACTGAAGGGGCAAGGCCGTGA
- a CDS encoding protease modulator HflC: MKTRGKITILVALLLVATLLIFLISFQVRVNETAIVYTFRRATRTLTEPGLYWKLPYPIQTVTTYDKRTSIYEGKFQEYLTKDQHNLIVNIAVGWAIADPRMFEDKVGSRAKAEEKLGALVGGAANSIINSHDLADFVSTDPDHQYGAVEAAIHHAVQDEALAQYGLSVPFLWITQLGLPEDVTRQVFERNKEERGSKAKALRAEGDSKAETIRADADRQAKEILSKAEAEARIIRGEGDRIAAKHYEVFKQDPELANFLSSLEAIRNLRKRTTYILTTDTPPYNLLSPEVKIPGATPPAKGLDAPPKGTEK, from the coding sequence GTGAAGACACGGGGCAAGATCACGATCCTGGTGGCCCTCCTGCTGGTGGCCACGCTGCTCATCTTCCTCATCTCGTTCCAGGTGCGCGTCAACGAGACCGCCATCGTCTACACCTTCCGCAGAGCCACGCGCACCCTCACCGAGCCCGGCCTCTACTGGAAACTCCCCTACCCCATCCAGACCGTCACCACCTACGACAAGCGCACCAGCATCTACGAGGGCAAGTTCCAGGAGTACCTCACCAAGGACCAGCACAACCTGATCGTCAACATCGCGGTCGGCTGGGCCATCGCCGACCCGCGCATGTTCGAGGACAAGGTGGGCAGCCGCGCCAAGGCCGAGGAGAAGCTCGGCGCGCTCGTGGGCGGCGCCGCCAACTCGATCATCAACAGCCACGACCTGGCCGACTTCGTTTCCACCGACCCCGACCACCAGTACGGCGCCGTCGAGGCCGCCATTCACCACGCCGTGCAGGACGAGGCCCTGGCCCAGTACGGCCTGAGCGTGCCGTTCCTCTGGATCACCCAGCTCGGCCTGCCGGAGGACGTCACGCGCCAGGTCTTCGAGCGGAACAAGGAGGAGCGCGGCAGCAAGGCCAAGGCCCTGCGTGCCGAGGGCGACAGCAAGGCCGAAACCATCCGCGCCGACGCCGACCGTCAGGCCAAGGAGATCCTCAGCAAAGCCGAGGCCGAGGCGCGCATCATCCGCGGCGAGGGCGACCGGATCGCGGCAAAGCACTACGAGGTCTTCAAGCAGGACCCCGAGCTGGCCAACTTCCTCAGCAGCCTCGAGGCCATCCGCAACCTCCGCAAGCGCACGACCTACATCCTCACCACCGACACACCGCCGTACAACCTCCTGAGCCCCGAGGTCAAGATCCCCGGCGCCACGCCGCCCGCCAAAGGCCTTGACGCGCCGCCCAAGGGCACTGAGAAGTAG
- a CDS encoding protease modulator HflK: MAHHNHDHPHDRQTATERAALSGDVASQALNEALRVSFRLLTLAMLLVALLFLGSGIFTVKQHERAFILRFGKPVLHRDAATGIETPVLGPGLHFAWPFLVDEVVRFPVQRELDLAVGSFWYLEAPQPGKPVPESIAPGQGGYNLTGDVNILHSRWIVTYTVSDPVKFCANLADPAELASNSPGSRVRSLLTHLTESAVIHTMARYQVDDAYRGRRSQLQADVRKALMAQLKPPHPDYGIEINNVILEVVTPPVQTKRAFDDVTMAGEESRKAVEAAKGYFDKTITEAVGNADRRRSEALAYKTQVVAEAEADASYMSDLLKQYPNDRGMLSHFLSQRLIEVTREVLERAEEVYVVHTNGEVRLWLSREPEAVRQIIKWRSEEAKDQDEKPH; this comes from the coding sequence GTGGCCCATCACAACCACGACCACCCCCACGACCGGCAGACGGCGACCGAACGCGCGGCCCTCAGCGGCGACGTGGCCAGCCAGGCCCTCAACGAGGCCCTGCGCGTCAGCTTCCGGCTCCTCACGCTGGCCATGCTCCTCGTCGCCCTGCTGTTCCTCGGCTCCGGCATCTTCACCGTCAAGCAGCACGAGCGCGCCTTCATCCTGCGCTTCGGCAAGCCGGTGCTCCACCGCGACGCGGCCACGGGCATCGAAACGCCGGTGCTCGGCCCCGGCCTCCACTTCGCCTGGCCCTTCCTCGTGGATGAGGTCGTGCGGTTCCCCGTCCAGCGCGAGCTCGACCTCGCGGTCGGCAGCTTCTGGTATCTCGAAGCGCCGCAGCCCGGCAAGCCCGTGCCCGAGAGCATCGCCCCCGGCCAGGGCGGCTACAACCTCACCGGCGACGTGAACATCCTCCACTCCCGCTGGATCGTCACCTACACGGTGTCGGACCCCGTGAAATTCTGCGCCAACCTCGCCGACCCCGCCGAGCTGGCGTCGAACAGCCCCGGCAGCCGCGTGCGCAGCCTCCTCACCCATCTCACCGAGAGCGCCGTCATCCACACCATGGCCCGGTACCAGGTGGACGACGCCTACCGCGGCCGCCGCTCGCAGCTCCAGGCCGACGTGCGAAAGGCCCTGATGGCCCAGCTCAAGCCGCCCCACCCCGACTACGGCATCGAGATCAACAACGTCATCCTCGAGGTCGTCACCCCGCCCGTGCAGACCAAGAGGGCCTTCGACGACGTCACCATGGCGGGCGAGGAGAGCCGCAAGGCCGTCGAGGCGGCCAAGGGCTACTTCGACAAGACCATCACCGAAGCCGTGGGCAACGCGGACCGCCGCAGGAGCGAGGCCCTGGCCTACAAGACCCAGGTCGTGGCCGAAGCCGAGGCCGATGCCAGCTACATGAGCGACCTGCTGAAGCAGTACCCCAACGACCGCGGCATGCTCAGCCACTTCCTCTCCCAGCGCCTCATCGAGGTCACCCGCGAGGTGCTGGAGCGGGCCGAGGAGGTCTACGTCGTCCACACCAACGGCGAGGTGCGCCTCTGGCTCAGCCGCGAGCCCGAGGCGGTCCGCCAGATCATCAAGTGGCGTTCCGAAGAAGCGAAAGACCAGGACGAGAAACCACACTGA
- a CDS encoding cation-translocating P-type ATPase, whose amino-acid sequence MATHAHAHEHGDSVFDHRHDYFDIGHPDSEGAEQRQSKVAFRLFGTLLGGALVANAYLCDWLLPESQGVGDLSAVIGALLLAAPLLWHAVHDLTRGELRMDELAALGILAAISLGQYRTAGVVAFLLLMSMLIQQRSALGARAAIEHLLRLTPATAQLLDESGSERTVEASALRAGQRIRVRPGDNIAADGIIRSGLTTINEATITGEALPADKQPGDQVFAGTSNLTGVIEVEVTRTGADTTLGHVRKLIADAERTRIPLMRIIDQHSQWYTPTMLMIVALIYFFTRDPNRAISALVLVCPCAFILATPTAMVAGLSAAARLGILIKNVQDLETAGRVNAVVFDKTGTLTTGDLVVTRLQPAPGVEPEELLLLAASVEHNSNHPVARAVVAVAREAKLALAEATAFEEVPGRGVRGNVRGASILVGRQTWLAEQGVDMSPLASPDLRPPDNLSVLFVARAGRAIGWVGLEDTPRPEAVQAFHDLRRQGIARLLILTGDKPAVASKVAAELGCTDFQAECLPQAKLQTVRQLRESGYFVAVVGDGVNDAPALAAGDVSVAMGAAGSDVAISSANIALMSNDLRRLPFLIRLSAKTRTLVLQNLVFGLVFMIGGLAFAGYGWMTPILAALLHNVSSFIVIFNSARLVRMGEEFTPHTANS is encoded by the coding sequence ATGGCCACACACGCGCACGCGCACGAGCACGGCGATTCGGTCTTCGACCACCGCCATGACTACTTCGACATCGGCCACCCCGACTCCGAAGGGGCCGAGCAACGGCAGTCCAAGGTCGCCTTCCGCCTCTTCGGCACCCTGCTCGGCGGCGCCCTGGTCGCCAACGCCTACCTGTGCGACTGGCTCCTGCCCGAGTCCCAGGGCGTCGGCGACCTCAGCGCCGTGATTGGCGCCCTTCTGCTCGCCGCCCCGCTCCTGTGGCATGCGGTGCATGACCTCACGCGCGGCGAGTTGCGCATGGACGAGTTGGCCGCCCTCGGCATCCTGGCCGCCATCAGCCTGGGCCAGTACCGCACAGCCGGGGTCGTGGCGTTCCTCCTCCTGATGTCCATGCTGATCCAGCAGCGCAGCGCCCTCGGCGCGCGCGCCGCCATCGAACACCTGCTGCGCCTCACCCCCGCCACGGCCCAGCTCCTCGACGAGTCCGGCAGCGAACGCACCGTGGAGGCCAGCGCGTTGCGCGCGGGCCAGCGCATCCGCGTGCGGCCCGGCGACAACATCGCGGCCGACGGCATCATTCGCTCGGGCCTCACCACCATCAACGAGGCCACCATCACCGGCGAGGCCCTTCCCGCTGACAAGCAGCCCGGCGACCAGGTCTTCGCCGGCACCAGCAACCTCACCGGCGTCATCGAGGTCGAAGTCACGCGCACAGGGGCCGACACCACCCTCGGCCACGTGCGCAAGCTCATCGCCGACGCCGAGCGCACCCGCATCCCGCTCATGCGCATCATTGACCAGCACAGCCAGTGGTACACGCCCACGATGCTCATGATCGTGGCCCTCATCTACTTCTTCACGCGCGACCCGAACCGCGCCATCTCGGCCCTGGTGCTCGTGTGCCCCTGCGCCTTCATCCTGGCCACGCCCACCGCCATGGTCGCCGGCCTTTCCGCCGCCGCGCGCCTCGGCATCCTCATCAAGAACGTGCAGGACCTCGAGACGGCCGGCCGCGTGAATGCGGTGGTCTTCGACAAGACGGGCACGCTGACCACAGGCGACCTCGTCGTCACCCGCCTCCAGCCGGCGCCCGGCGTCGAGCCGGAGGAACTCCTCCTCCTCGCCGCCAGCGTCGAGCACAACTCCAATCACCCCGTCGCCAGGGCCGTGGTGGCCGTGGCGCGCGAGGCGAAGCTCGCGCTGGCCGAGGCCACCGCCTTCGAGGAAGTGCCCGGTCGCGGCGTCCGCGGCAACGTTCGCGGCGCCTCGATCCTCGTCGGGCGCCAGACCTGGCTCGCAGAGCAGGGCGTGGACATGTCGCCCCTTGCCTCGCCGGACCTGCGCCCCCCCGATAACCTCAGCGTGCTCTTCGTCGCTCGCGCGGGACGCGCGATCGGCTGGGTCGGCCTCGAGGACACGCCGCGGCCCGAAGCCGTCCAGGCCTTCCACGACCTCCGACGCCAGGGCATCGCGCGTCTCCTGATCCTCACCGGCGACAAGCCGGCGGTCGCCAGCAAGGTCGCCGCCGAGCTCGGATGCACCGACTTCCAGGCCGAGTGCCTGCCCCAGGCCAAGCTCCAGACCGTGCGCCAGCTCCGCGAGAGCGGCTACTTCGTGGCCGTGGTGGGCGACGGCGTGAACGATGCCCCGGCCCTCGCCGCCGGCGACGTGAGCGTGGCCATGGGCGCCGCCGGCAGCGATGTGGCGATCAGTTCGGCCAACATCGCCCTCATGAGCAACGACCTGCGCCGCCTGCCCTTCCTCATCCGCCTGTCGGCCAAGACCCGCACCCTCGTGCTCCAGAACCTGGTCTTCGGCCTCGTCTTCATGATCGGCGGCCTGGCCTTCGCAGGCTACGGCTGGATGACCCCCATCCTCGCCGCCCTGCTGCACAACGTCAGCTCGTTCATCGTCATCTTCAACAGCGCCCGCCTCGTACGGATGGGCGAGGAGTTCACGCCACACACCGCCAACTCGTGA
- a CDS encoding ABC transporter ATP-binding protein has translation MPSSASDNVVQTAKLTKVFRDFWRRPKVRAVDQLDFEVRRGEVFGLLGPNGSGKSTTIKILLGLLFPTSGSVRILGRPPRDVRVKARLGFLPEESYLYPYLNAPETLDFFGRLSGLSRHERRRRVGALIEMVGLSTARNRPLREYSKGMARRIGLAQALINDPELLLLDEPTTGLDPIGAREVKDLILELKSRGKTILLCSHLLAHAEDVCDRVGILYGGRLCVVGPVGDLLAQQQLTQITLPSLPPAAFDRVRAVLDEVAEPGTVTVGHPVDRLETYFLRVIEEARQVRPETGGAGAGRFEPSLFRKLEPASPAEVIERLTQPAPEPSPAPPEPEPVPAEPATAAPSRVLERLVEPHEAPAPRRPEAPEAVEPPAEAGAPERRSVIDRLVKKPSPGQEDQKPPSQ, from the coding sequence ATGCCCTCCAGCGCGAGTGACAACGTCGTCCAGACCGCCAAGCTGACCAAAGTCTTCCGCGACTTCTGGCGCCGGCCCAAGGTGCGCGCCGTGGACCAGCTCGACTTCGAGGTCCGCCGCGGCGAGGTCTTCGGCCTCCTGGGCCCCAACGGCTCGGGCAAGAGCACCACGATCAAAATCCTGCTCGGGCTGCTCTTCCCCACCAGCGGCAGCGTGCGCATCCTGGGCCGGCCGCCCCGCGACGTGCGCGTGAAGGCCCGCCTCGGCTTCCTGCCCGAGGAATCGTACCTCTACCCGTACCTCAACGCGCCGGAGACGCTCGATTTCTTCGGGCGCCTGAGCGGTCTGTCGCGCCACGAACGGCGGCGGCGCGTGGGGGCACTCATCGAGATGGTCGGCCTCTCGACCGCCCGCAACCGCCCCCTGCGCGAGTACTCGAAGGGCATGGCCCGCCGCATCGGCCTCGCCCAGGCCCTGATCAACGACCCCGAGCTTCTGCTGCTCGACGAGCCTACCACCGGCCTCGACCCGATCGGCGCCCGCGAAGTCAAGGACCTCATCCTCGAGCTCAAGAGCCGCGGCAAGACCATTCTGCTGTGCAGCCATCTGCTCGCGCACGCCGAAGACGTGTGCGACCGCGTCGGCATCCTCTATGGCGGCCGGCTCTGCGTGGTGGGCCCCGTCGGCGACCTGCTTGCCCAGCAGCAGCTCACCCAGATCACCCTGCCGTCGCTGCCGCCGGCGGCATTCGACCGCGTGCGCGCGGTGCTCGACGAGGTGGCCGAGCCCGGCACCGTGACCGTGGGCCACCCGGTGGACCGCCTCGAGACCTACTTCCTGCGCGTCATCGAGGAGGCCCGCCAGGTGCGGCCCGAGACGGGCGGCGCCGGGGCCGGCCGCTTCGAGCCCAGCCTGTTCCGCAAGCTCGAGCCCGCATCCCCCGCCGAGGTCATCGAGCGGCTCACGCAGCCGGCGCCCGAGCCATCCCCCGCGCCCCCCGAGCCCGAGCCGGTACCCGCTGAGCCTGCGACCGCTGCCCCCAGCCGGGTCCTCGAGCGCCTCGTCGAGCCGCACGAGGCCCCCGCCCCCAGGCGGCCGGAGGCGCCGGAAGCCGTGGAGCCGCCAGCCGAGGCTGGTGCGCCGGAGCGGCGGTCGGTCATTGACCGCCTTGTGAAGAAACCCTCCCCAGGCCAGGAAGACCAGAAGCCGCCATCGCAATGA
- a CDS encoding glycoside hydrolase family 5 protein: MVGVNLAGAEFGKVPGVVDRDYTYPGERHFAYLKGKGLLVVRLPFKWERIQREPLAPLDEAEMARLDGVVAHARKHGIKLLLDVHNYARYRGKLIGTTELPNEAFADLWRKLATRYRDEAAIFGYGLMNEPHDTGGLWPAAAQAGADAIRSVDRTHTILVCGDGWGGAHSWQAVNKDLAIRDPEGNLVYEAHQYFDRDSSGTYKESYDASGATPTVGVERLKPFADWLKARHARGFIGEFGVPDDDPRWLVVLDNFLAAMREHGIGGTYWAAGPWWGRYAQSVEPRDGRDRPQMAVLERYGVGGDPTGPKPWLAAAAEAERAAREGANRVPAGSRGGIVHDFAAKGESYHYSNEGSEFASETVEGGGRKARMITYKHKGAIAWVGVGVYFGGLGCAGHSGLALEIRSEKPCRLEVKAYHADGEAYSGVFPVGAEWQELAIPFARLLRNGAPYDPALSLRKIEFQPNPDPGGSSLLLGALRLVADR, from the coding sequence ATGGTTGGCGTGAATCTGGCCGGCGCCGAGTTCGGCAAGGTGCCGGGCGTGGTGGATCGCGACTACACGTATCCGGGCGAGAGGCACTTCGCCTACCTCAAGGGCAAAGGGCTGCTTGTGGTGCGCCTGCCATTCAAGTGGGAGCGGATTCAGCGCGAGCCGCTGGCGCCGCTGGACGAGGCCGAGATGGCGCGGCTCGACGGGGTCGTGGCGCACGCCCGCAAGCACGGCATCAAGTTGCTGCTCGACGTGCATAACTACGCCCGCTACCGCGGCAAGCTCATCGGCACGACGGAGCTCCCCAACGAGGCATTCGCCGACCTGTGGCGGAAGCTCGCCACCCGCTACAGAGACGAGGCGGCAATCTTCGGCTACGGCCTGATGAACGAGCCGCACGATACGGGCGGCCTGTGGCCCGCGGCCGCCCAGGCAGGGGCGGATGCGATTCGCTCGGTGGACAGGACGCACACGATCCTCGTCTGCGGCGACGGCTGGGGCGGCGCCCATTCGTGGCAGGCGGTCAACAAAGACCTGGCCATCCGCGACCCCGAGGGCAACCTGGTCTACGAGGCGCACCAGTACTTCGACCGCGACAGCTCGGGCACGTACAAGGAGAGCTATGACGCGAGCGGCGCGACGCCCACGGTCGGCGTCGAGCGGCTGAAGCCCTTTGCCGATTGGCTCAAGGCGCGCCACGCCCGCGGCTTCATCGGCGAGTTCGGCGTGCCCGACGACGACCCCCGCTGGCTCGTCGTCCTCGACAACTTCCTCGCCGCGATGCGGGAGCACGGCATCGGCGGCACCTATTGGGCCGCCGGGCCGTGGTGGGGCAGGTACGCACAGTCCGTCGAACCACGCGACGGACGCGACCGGCCGCAGATGGCCGTGCTGGAGCGCTACGGCGTGGGGGGCGACCCGACCGGGCCGAAGCCCTGGCTGGCCGCCGCAGCCGAAGCCGAGCGGGCGGCCCGCGAGGGGGCCAACCGTGTCCCGGCGGGGTCGCGCGGGGGGATCGTCCACGACTTCGCCGCGAAGGGGGAGTCTTACCACTACTCGAACGAGGGCTCGGAGTTCGCCAGCGAGACGGTCGAAGGCGGCGGTCGCAAGGCGCGCATGATCACTTACAAGCACAAAGGCGCGATCGCCTGGGTCGGCGTGGGGGTCTACTTTGGAGGACTGGGCTGCGCGGGGCATTCGGGTCTCGCGCTCGAGATCCGCAGCGAGAAGCCGTGCCGGCTCGAGGTGAAAGCGTACCACGCAGACGGGGAGGCGTACAGCGGCGTCTTCCCGGTGGGCGCCGAGTGGCAGGAGCTGGCCATCCCCTTCGCCAGGCTGCTTCGCAACGGCGCGCCGTACGATCCGGCCCTGAGCCTGCGCAAGATCGAGTTCCAGCCCAACCCCGACCCGGGTGGCAGCAGCCTTCTCCTGGGCGCGCTTCGGCTCGTGGCGGACCGATAG
- a CDS encoding alpha-glucosidase/alpha-galactosidase — protein MAIKVAFIGAGSIGFTRGLFRDILSVPELQDTQFAFHDINQRNLDMVVALCEKELKAARLPATITATLDRRRAVADADYVLNVVRVGGLDAFKLDIDIPLKYGVDQCVGDTLAPGGIMYGQRNIPCILDFCRDMREVAKPDVLFLNYANPNAMNTWAAIEYGKVNTVGLCHGVIGGHHQIAQVLGAKSAKEVDIICAGINHQTWYIQIIYQGRKITSEELLRAFEKHPVYSKTEKVRIDVLRRFGYYSTESNGHLSEYVPWYRKRPAEIKRWIDLSSWINGETGGYLRVCTEGRNWFKTEFPNWLKADPKPISPETRGHEHGSYIIEGLETGRLYRGHFNVRNNGTISNLPDDCIVEVPGYVDRNGINIPRVGDLPLACAATLMASINVQRMAVKAAVEGNVTLLKQAMLHDPLTAACLNPPEIWQMTDEMLVAQAQWLPQYKGEIAKARKRLAREKPLGTRKWKGAARLHTKSVAEMKAERRKRARSK, from the coding sequence TTGGCTATCAAGGTCGCCTTCATCGGCGCAGGCAGCATCGGCTTCACGCGGGGCCTGTTCCGCGACATCCTGAGCGTCCCAGAGCTTCAGGACACGCAGTTCGCCTTCCACGACATCAACCAGCGCAATCTCGACATGGTCGTGGCCCTGTGCGAGAAGGAGTTGAAGGCGGCCAGGCTGCCCGCCACGATCACGGCCACGCTCGACCGCCGCCGCGCGGTGGCCGATGCCGACTACGTGCTCAACGTCGTCCGCGTGGGCGGCCTCGACGCCTTCAAGCTCGATATTGACATCCCGCTCAAGTACGGCGTGGACCAGTGCGTGGGCGACACCCTGGCCCCCGGCGGCATCATGTACGGCCAGCGCAACATCCCGTGCATTCTGGACTTCTGCCGCGACATGCGCGAGGTGGCCAAGCCCGACGTTCTGTTCCTCAACTACGCCAACCCCAACGCAATGAACACCTGGGCCGCCATCGAGTATGGCAAGGTGAACACCGTGGGCCTCTGCCACGGCGTCATCGGCGGCCACCACCAGATCGCCCAGGTGCTCGGGGCCAAGAGCGCCAAGGAAGTGGACATCATCTGCGCCGGCATCAACCACCAGACCTGGTACATTCAGATCATCTACCAGGGGCGCAAGATCACGAGCGAGGAACTGCTTAGGGCGTTCGAGAAACACCCCGTCTACTCGAAGACCGAGAAGGTGCGCATTGACGTCCTCCGCCGCTTCGGGTACTACTCCACCGAATCCAACGGCCACCTCTCCGAATACGTGCCGTGGTACCGCAAGCGCCCCGCCGAGATCAAGCGCTGGATTGACCTGTCGAGCTGGATCAACGGCGAGACGGGCGGCTACCTGCGCGTGTGCACCGAGGGGCGCAACTGGTTCAAGACCGAGTTCCCCAACTGGCTCAAGGCCGACCCCAAGCCCATCTCGCCCGAGACCCGCGGCCACGAGCACGGCTCCTACATCATCGAAGGGCTGGAGACAGGCCGCCTCTACCGCGGCCACTTCAACGTCCGCAACAACGGCACCATCTCGAACCTGCCCGACGACTGCATCGTCGAGGTACCCGGCTACGTGGACCGCAACGGCATCAACATCCCGCGCGTGGGCGACCTGCCGCTCGCGTGCGCCGCCACGCTCATGGCCAGCATCAACGTCCAGCGCATGGCCGTCAAGGCCGCCGTCGAGGGGAACGTGACGCTGCTCAAACAGGCCATGCTCCACGACCCGCTGACCGCGGCGTGCCTGAACCCGCCCGAGATCTGGCAGATGACCGATGAGATGCTCGTCGCACAGGCCCAATGGCTGCCGCAGTACAAAGGCGAGATCGCGAAGGCCAGGAAGCGCCTCGCCCGCGAGAAGCCCCTCGGCACCCGAAAGTGGAAAGGCGCCGCCCGCCTCCACACCAAGTCCGTCGCGGAGATGAAGGCCGAGCGACGCAAGAGAGCACGGAGCAAGTAG